In Hyphomicrobiales bacterium, the following are encoded in one genomic region:
- a CDS encoding 4Fe-4S ferredoxin, with product MVVTRVFEHPVERVQQEQKQTKKSRGNNGLAIITCSCDGSMTLDRETIEAGLGEALEAPATQLCRRQIERFRDLADGNETLVVGCTQEAPLFLEIAEDIAFAADLRFVNLREKAGWSKEGTKAGAKMAALIAEAALNVDGPQMMGIVSAGIVLVIGPGDVAMDAAMRLGERLDVTLVLTGSERPFAPRIADVPVFHGGAVSAKGSFGGFSVSIEDFAAARPSARGALAFDMPSAEPGTSNCDIILDLRGAAPLFTTPDKRSGYFNPDPRDPIAVERALFEIADMVGTFEKPRYVDYQPSLCAHARSEIVGCQRCIDNCPTAAITPSGNVVSIDAGICAGCGNCASVCPTGAARYTMPGGVALLTRLRTVLGTYRKAGGSAPVLLVHDGEHGEAMIDALADHGDGLPANVIPFAVNAVTQWGLDAVLAARAFGAAKTLLLVPPSAADETGGIDDAVRLGSHILDGLGYVDGATAIIAEIDPDKVAAALWAHAGEAATVTALPAAFTPTGGKRDLMHLALSALHKVAPVPVDVLAMPQGSPFGTLQVDTGACTLCLACVGACPANALKDNPDFPRLSFLEEACVQCGLCARTCPEKAIVLEPRLTFTGEARNLRIIKEDQPFECVRCGKPFATRSTIDTIVARMSGHAMFSNPDALKRLQMCSDCRVVDMAENVSDPFASRPRPAPRTTDDYLRERDDEAEKS from the coding sequence CGATGACCCTCGACCGCGAAACGATCGAGGCCGGCCTCGGCGAAGCGCTCGAAGCGCCCGCGACGCAGCTCTGCCGCCGTCAGATCGAGCGATTCCGCGACCTCGCCGACGGCAATGAGACCCTTGTTGTCGGCTGCACCCAGGAAGCGCCCCTGTTCCTCGAAATCGCCGAGGATATCGCCTTTGCCGCCGACCTTCGCTTCGTCAATCTGCGCGAAAAGGCCGGCTGGTCGAAGGAAGGCACCAAGGCGGGCGCCAAGATGGCCGCGCTGATCGCCGAAGCCGCGCTCAATGTCGACGGCCCGCAGATGATGGGTATCGTCAGCGCCGGCATCGTGCTTGTGATCGGGCCGGGCGATGTTGCCATGGACGCCGCCATGCGGCTCGGCGAACGCCTCGACGTCACCCTCGTCCTCACCGGCAGCGAGAGGCCTTTCGCGCCGCGCATCGCCGATGTGCCCGTCTTCCATGGCGGCGCGGTCTCGGCCAAGGGCTCCTTCGGCGGCTTTTCAGTTTCGATCGAGGATTTCGCCGCCGCCAGACCCTCCGCACGCGGCGCGCTTGCCTTCGACATGCCGTCGGCGGAGCCCGGCACATCGAACTGCGACATCATCCTCGATTTGCGCGGCGCAGCGCCGCTGTTCACTACGCCCGACAAGCGAAGCGGCTATTTCAATCCAGATCCGCGCGATCCGATCGCGGTCGAGCGGGCGCTGTTCGAGATCGCCGACATGGTCGGCACCTTCGAAAAGCCGCGCTATGTCGACTATCAGCCGTCGCTCTGCGCCCATGCGCGCTCCGAGATCGTCGGCTGCCAGCGCTGCATCGACAATTGCCCGACCGCCGCCATCACACCGTCCGGCAATGTGGTGTCGATCGACGCCGGCATCTGCGCCGGTTGCGGCAATTGCGCCAGTGTCTGTCCGACCGGTGCGGCCCGCTACACCATGCCGGGCGGCGTCGCGCTGCTGACCCGCCTGCGCACCGTGCTCGGCACCTATCGCAAGGCCGGTGGTTCGGCGCCGGTGCTGCTCGTTCATGACGGTGAGCACGGCGAGGCGATGATCGACGCGCTTGCCGACCATGGCGATGGCCTGCCGGCCAATGTCATTCCCTTTGCCGTCAACGCGGTCACCCAATGGGGCCTCGACGCGGTGCTTGCCGCGCGCGCCTTCGGTGCCGCGAAGACGCTGCTGCTGGTGCCGCCCTCGGCCGCTGACGAAACCGGCGGCATCGACGACGCCGTCCGCCTTGGTAGCCATATCCTCGACGGCCTCGGCTATGTCGACGGCGCGACCGCGATTATCGCTGAAATCGATCCCGACAAGGTCGCCGCCGCCCTTTGGGCGCATGCGGGCGAAGCCGCCACCGTGACGGCATTGCCGGCCGCCTTCACCCCGACCGGCGGCAAGCGGGATCTCATGCATCTGGCGCTGTCGGCCCTGCACAAGGTCGCTCCGGTGCCGGTCGACGTGCTCGCCATGCCGCAAGGGTCGCCCTTCGGCACGCTTCAGGTCGATACCGGCGCCTGCACGCTGTGTCTCGCCTGTGTCGGCGCCTGCCCGGCCAATGCGCTGAAGGACAATCCGGACTTCCCGCGCCTCAGCTTTCTCGAAGAAGCCTGCGTCCAGTGCGGTCTTTGTGCCCGCACCTGTCCGGAAAAGGCGATCGTGCTCGAGCCGCGCCTGACCTTTACCGGCGAAGCGCGCAATCTGCGCATCATCAAGGAAGATCAGCCGTTCGAATGCGTGCGCTGTGGCAAGCCGTTTGCAACGCGTTCGACCATCGATACCATCGTCGCGCGCATGTCGGGCCACGCCATGTTCAGCAACCCGGATGCGCTGAAGCGGCTGCAGATGTGTTCCGACTGTCGCGTGGTCGACATGGCGGAAAATGTCAGCGATCCCTTCGCCTCCCGGCCGCGCCCCGCGCCGCGCACCACGGATGACTATCTGCGCGAGCGCGACGACGAGGCGGAAAAGAGCTGA
- a CDS encoding ABC transporter permease yields MTGFADEFATAVTMIGQMDRRLAEIIVLSLRVSLSAVALAALIGMPLGAILALTRFPGRQGIAVLFNVLMGLPPVVVGLIVYLMLSRSGPLGVLGLLFSPTAMIIAQVILVTPIIVSLTRETIGPLSQEYGETFASLGTRRHQALGALLWDGRFLLVTALLAGFGRATAEVGAVMIVGGNIDHVTRVMTTAIALESSKGNLALALGLGIILIALSLAINIAVYGVRLYGEAKGAA; encoded by the coding sequence ATGACCGGCTTTGCCGACGAATTCGCGACCGCGGTCACCATGATCGGGCAGATGGACCGGCGACTCGCCGAGATCATCGTCCTGTCGCTGCGCGTCAGCCTGTCCGCCGTCGCGCTCGCCGCGCTGATCGGCATGCCGCTTGGCGCCATCCTGGCGCTCACGCGGTTTCCCGGCCGACAGGGTATCGCCGTCCTCTTCAACGTGCTGATGGGCCTGCCGCCGGTCGTCGTTGGCCTCATCGTCTATCTCATGTTGTCGCGCAGCGGCCCGCTCGGTGTGCTTGGCCTGTTGTTCTCCCCGACCGCCATGATCATCGCACAGGTCATTCTGGTCACCCCGATCATCGTTTCGCTGACCCGCGAGACCATCGGCCCGCTGTCGCAGGAATATGGCGAGACCTTTGCCTCGCTCGGCACCCGCCGCCATCAGGCACTTGGCGCGCTGTTGTGGGATGGCCGTTTCCTGCTGGTAACCGCCCTTCTTGCCGGCTTCGGACGGGCGACGGCGGAGGTCGGCGCGGTGATGATCGTTGGCGGCAATATCGACCACGTCACCCGGGTGATGACGACGGCGATTGCGCTTGAATCGAGCAAGGGCAACCTCGCGCTGGCGCTCGGTCTTGGCATCATCCTGATTGCCCTGTCGCTCGCCATCAATATCGCGGTCTACGGCGTGCGCCTCTATGGCGAAGC